GTACACCACTAACCAACTTGTCATCTATGAATGAAATGGTTAAGTTGTCTCTCCAACTCATTcaactttaaataaaacatcatttcgaTAACATGAATTGAGGAGGATGGTGGCAATGAGGTGGTAtcgaaatgatgttttattttaattgcaaatACATATCAATTATGAACcactaaccaattttttttattaatattgaaCGAAAGTTATATAATTTTGTATGTTTCCTACGACAATGTATTTGTGTATATTCAAACGAAAGAGATTAAATTTTATGGGATAAactaaaaattttatttgaacCAAAAAAGATACCTAAATTTATTGTAGATAAGTATAGAACATGATTAATTTTAGTAGAGAAaaaatttacacaaaaaaaaaaaattagtagagaaaatctataaaaataaataaaattcaaaaacataGTTTCTTGTGGCATAGCGTTAAAAATGCTAtcaaccaaaatcaaacaaaaactgTCAATGACGAAAAATAGCATAGTATGGTGGGGTACAAGATTTTATGGCAGGGATCTTGCAAGTCTTTATTCAGCAAACAAATGTGTAGGCCTCAAtccaattttcaatgcaacaatTCCAATAAGTAGACCAACAGAAGATACGATATGCTCAATATTCCAATAAGTGATGTTGTAGAGTCGAGGTGGTGGTGACTCACATGTAACTCCCCCCATTCAATATCAACTCTTATAGTTGAGagtataataatttgataacaattttatgataaccttcttttctctttttttattagttgAGATTAATAGAGAgggttaagagtctcacatcggatatGAGTTAGTCTGATAATGTACCTATAAGTGAGGATAATTCTCACCTCATAAGCCGGTTTTGTAGGATTGTGTTGGTCTCAACCATAatttttaagagagagaaaaataaaagagagtaaAAAGAATTGTTCAAAAGTTACCATTTCTCATTTGAATACTCGAGtgtttatcaatattttttcatatttttcaaacaattaaCTTGAACATTAAAAAGAAACTTTGGCATGTGaattttaagttgttaattatGGTTACTTATTTAATCACTACTGCTAGTAGTAGTAGTATGACAGTATCATTAAATTTTAAGCATGTGATGGTTGCGTAGTTACTTAAGGTCCAGGGTACATAAACTGGTGGTAGATGAGTGTCTTGTGTTCTACTTGGTCAAATGACACATGTTGATTCAAACATGACACAGTAGTATGATGCAAATACAGCCAAACCGACACTTTCCCCTCCCTATCTCTCCCCCTTTTCTCGTTctcttgaaaaattatttatatatatatatatatatatatatatatatattattttacagATTATTAATTAAGTTTATGATGAACAGaacatattaaaattttaataatgttTAGATGAATCTCTTCAAATTAAATGAGGTCTTGGATTCCAACCAAGTTTTGGCATACAGTAAACACTATAATTCTTAGGCATCTGGAATGGGAAGTGTTTTAGCTAATAGGGACCAAACCCATTAGGCAGTAGGCACCTCCTCCATCTAATAATAGCCATCAATGTTTGTATAGTTACTTCTACTTTCTTTCTCATCTCTTACGCCTAGATCACACctttaaaagaatatatatttaatttttttagagatgcTGAACTAGATATATTGAGTGTAAGtactttcattaaaaaaattatatataaattagtgATTTGTATATGTGAGTTTCATCTTAAGAAcatttatgagtttttttaaattgattgtcTTTGTGGATGTTCTTAGAAGTATTTAAATGTTTACCACTCACTTGAATGTAAAAGACACTTGAAAAATTAGTCTCTATAATGTTATTAACAAATACATCTAGTTTACATTAAAAAGATCATACTTTTTGACCAAAGAGCGTATTAAACTTACTATTTCAATGACTAGTTAACAATATTACcatcacattttattttttcttactttctcttttcccttgtatataaaaaaaaaaaaaaaaaaaaaatttggtatttttatcaaacttaaaggattaaAATAGACATATTGCCttaatattactttttctttcttgatttagtaataaaaatatgattctaTTATGCATACTATCATTTCTCAACCAATATTTACATTAGGTAGAGTGAAATATAACTCAAATCACATAAGGTATCAAATTCGAAACAAATATAGTTAATAGGAGTGTCTCCACTAAAAATGACGAGCTAGATTCTTCTACAAAAGATTAATCATGAAAAACATATTAACAAATATATCATGATTGGCTAAAATCTAATAAGCATATTTTGTTTTCGGATTGCATGATTGGTGGCAGCACCCTTTGTCTTATATGGATGTTGTCTTATAATGTTATTATTtctttagtttaatttgttgcGGCGTTCCTTTTTATGGCACCGGTGACTTGACATTGTAATTGTTTTGGATGTTTTTCTTTACACGTCTTGTACAAGATGAAACACTTTTGTTAATGTTATATGTTCcattttggtttgttaaaaaaaaaatatatatcatttctcttctattaattttataagaaGATTTATGAAGaagtatatatattagaaaaaagaaCATTAAATAAGTTAGTTAAAATATCTTTATAAGATTTCTTTATTAGTAGTTTGTATACCAAATCCAATCTTTTGAAGTTATTATAATAAAGAGAAAGCAGAGATAGTTGTTAGTTGAGGAGTGTGAGTCATTTTCCTTGAACTCAGAGCGTCGGTGAGATATCAAACACAACACGTTATCATATTCATTGTTCTCTTCACTTTCTCAACTTCTATGTTCTAACTAACCATTTCTTGCACCTAAACTTATCAACCTTCAACTTCATTCTTAGAAGGTCATGTAAGTATGGAAGGTAAATATTTTCCTTGTGATTATAGTTACAttgtaatatttatttgattacaagatttaattattatatggtTAAAGTTGTTATTGTATTTGTAGCCATGATCAAACCATTTGGAATTTTAGACTTCTTTTTTTAGcagtatataattttttccttgACCAAAATATGCATGCAGAATCAGCATAATTTGAAGGCTAATTCTCCTAATGGATCAAAAGCAGTGGGAGTGGGGGAAAAAGACAAGGGAGAAAACAATTTTAGAAACAGACAAAGCAAATCTTACTTCATATGAAAATGAAGAGGTAGGTAATTTTAACCCTTTTCTAACATCCATTATTCTGttcttaatttattattttttaattataaaatggaCAAAATAATTCTAAATGTAACTATATGTTAGAGATCTAGATTCTAAAATGCAACtaattggtattttttttttgtcttgtttttatttttctgtttttaggTGCAGGCACTTCTGTctgataaagaaaaattggagaaagaattaaaaagattaaatgataaGCTTGTCTTTACACTCTCTGAATGTAATGCTAAAGATGATTATatgaagaaacaaacaaaaattgttcAAGAAGCAGTGTCAGGTAATGTTCATGCATTTCTAGTTTTAAGTAGTAACTCGCAAAATTATTATCgagtttaattttcatgcaTCGCCAGTGTGAAAAGTTTTACATTGTTAGCACATCACAACTAATCATGTATGTGACTTCAGATAGAAGTGGTTATGATAAGGGTCAAATGTTTAATGATCCGGCGGTTATGATTGATTGAGAGTGTGAGAACTCTTTACACTTATAGTTACGAGTGCatgaattaaaatcaatatgcatatttttttttaagaacagtTATATCAGTCTCTTATAAAAGGTTCATTTGAAGGATGGGAGAAAGCAGAAGCTGAAATGTTGTCAATGAAGGAACATCTCGAGGAATCTATACACCAGGAACTAATTTACGAAGAAAGAGTTGCGCATTTGGATCGTACTCTCAAGGAATGTATGCGGCAGTTGCATTTTGTTAGAGAGGAACAAGAGCAAAGGATTTATGATGCTGTAATGAAGGTTTCTGTAGAATTCGATCAAGCTCGCGTTGTTTTAGAGGAGCAGCTATCAGAGAAAAGTAAAAGGCTTGCTAAAACTGTGATTGAAAATTCTTATCTTAACAAATCTATTATCGCGAAAGACAATTTGATTGATGATCTGAGAAGACAATTGAATCAAGCAGACGTGGATCGTAATGCATTGATGATTGGATTAGAGTCTGTTGAGAAGGATAATACTTCTCTGATGTATGAGGCTCGAGTGCTTCAAAAGGAACTTGATATTCGAAATGAAGTCCAATTTTCAAGAGTAATGCTTTCGCAAACAGCGTCAAAACTGTTGCAACTTGAGTCTGAGATTGATTCCAAAAACCAAGTAGCATCGGAGCAGCCTAGAAGTCATGTTGCATTGCAAGAGTTATCTTTGGCATCAATGTCTTACATTGGCAGTGATGACAATGTTAGCTGCGGGGAGTCCTTGGCTTCTGCATTGATTTCAGAATCGGAGCGGTTTAAAAGTCCAAAACATTTGGGATCATTGTCATGCAAAAGTTTTGGACCTTCAGATATAAACCTTATGGATGATTTCATTGAAATGGAAAAGTTAGCAGTGGTTTCTGTCGAAAAAGCCACTGAAATTTCTCATGCTTCTGTAGAAGCAAATAATGAAATAATTGGCTTCTCAGAGACTATACTAGATGAGATCAGTCCATTGTCTGATTCTGATCATATCTCGGAATTCGCTGCATCGAATCCGGAAACATGTTCCAGTGACATATTTAAGGGTAATATTCCTGGTTGGTTTCAGGATGTAGTTAGAGtggtgttggaacaaaattgtGTTACTGATTTTAACCCTGATGATGTACTTGAGGATATTAAATTGGCTATAAAGCACCTGAATGATCCAGATCAACGCGCATTAGATTCAGGCAAAGATTATTGTCAATTTGATCCATCTAATGCCGAGACTTCATTGATAAAGAGAGCTAGAACACAATGTCAAAAAGATCTGAATAAATCAATAGGTAAAATGATTGAGCTTATTGAAGGGATCAACATGCCTGTTGACGATAACGACAATTCAAATCCCTTCATGGTCCGTGCTTTTCAGTGGAAAACATCCGATTTCAGGGATGTCTTACAGAAATTTCTCAATATGTGTTACAGTATACTGGATGGCAAGGCTGATCATGAAAGATTTGCCACAGAACTAACTACAACCATGGAATGgattatcaatcactgcttttCGCTTTGGGATGTTTCAAGTATGGAGGATGCCatcaaaaagaaatttgattggGATGAGACACAAAGTGAAAATGAAGCTAAAGTTGGAATGTGCACAGATGCAGAAAAGTTGCAAGCGGATACGAGTCGATTTCAGGAATTAGAGAATACTATTGCCAACTTAAGATTGGAGTTGCAAACATTAAAAGAATCCAACagaagacttgaagatcaaatacaaaatgaaaaatcCTTAAGTAGATATCTTGACACTCAGCTTACAGAAACTGAATTAAAAGAGGCTTATCACAAGATTTTAGCATTAGAAGTGGAATTGGAGAGCAAGAACCACTTTTGTGAAGAATTAGATACAAAATGTGTTGAACTTCAGCTTCAGCTTGAAAGGTGTGAAGTAATTCTAATccttcaatatatatattattagttaTGTATGCAATACTGTAATATGATTTCAGAACATTTTAGCATTTACTTTCTTATTTCAATACTGTCATACTGATGTATCATTTTTTATGGTCTCAGCACGAAAAGGGCGCGCTCAAATGGTTACGTTAATCAGAAAAATGAGCTGGTGCGAAATGTAAGTTCGTCTGTTTTATTCCTTAGTAGGAAAATCCATTTCTGCTGCAATATTGTGTTAAGGTTGTTTGTTTACATATCCTGCAGGAATGGGAGATAACAGCTGCTTCAGAGAAATTGGCAGAGTGTCAAGAAACCATCCTTAACCTTGAGAAGCAGTTGAAGGCAATTGCTGCAACAACAGATGTGTCAATTTTCAACAACATTATTGCCGCTCATCGTCGTCCTATAATTACAAACACAACTAGTGTTAGTGTTCCCTTAAAAGACAAGGTGAAAAATCGACCGTCCCTATTGGATCAAATGCTTGCTGAAGATGAAGCAAAAGCCAAGTTTTGTAAAACAAGCGAAAGAAATTTTATACAGCCACTTGAAAAGATCGTAGTTTTGAAAGGATTAAAAGGCCGTGATGACGATGTTAATGTCAATTCTTTGGCCATTTTACCTGCCAAGAAATATGGACGATTAAGCTTGTGGAAAAGGATGCTAGGGACAAGAACAAAGCCGAAACGAAAACAAGTGTATCAGTTTAACAAGTGAAATGCAGTGTGAGTTTAGTTGAAAACTTTCTGAGAGCGAAAAACACTTGCATCTAACATTGGTGTAATTTGTAACAGAGAGAGGTGAGGAATGTTTGTGTGTTTTTCTCTTCACTCTTGTGTATACGGCTGAATAAActactgaaaaataaaattcatgttaTTAATAATGTAATGCAATGCAACATTGTTGTTCTTAGATATATACTTCTGATTACTTAGCAAATGTAAATGCAAGTAGATAAGATTAattggaacaaaatttcaatgcCTGTTTATAAAGGGTAACAAAATTTAGAGTATTTTTCTCCCAGATGTTTGACAGGTTGCTGCTCCACCAACAGCCCCTAGCCGCAATGCTCTTGTGGAGCATCTGGAAAAGTCGCAACACAAAGTTATGGGAAGCATCAGAATCTACTTCCGCTTACATCATCTCCCGTGCTAATGACTCCTTACAGGAATGGAGTTGTATGCAAAGAGCAAAGCTCCAAGTGCAAAATCAAGTGCTTACTCCCTCTTGGGTGAAACCGCGGTTTGGTACGATTAAATGCAACACGGATGCTGCCATGTTTGACAACAACTCTACCATAGGGTATGGAATGTGCTTCAGGAACCATTTGGGACAACTTGTATTGGGTAAATCAGGTTACATTCACTTATATGCCTCGTCCCTAGAAGCTGAAACCATCGCTTTACTCGAAGCTATCAAAATGGCTATTTCAAATGGATTTCACTCTGTCTGGTTTGAAACAGATTGTAAGTTATTTGCAGATTCCCTTTCATCATCTATTGTTCCTAATACTGAGTTTGGAGATCTAGTCTCTCAATGTCGAATCCTACAATTTTCATTATAGgaatttgttaacattttcagTAAGTTAAGCATACTAATTTAATAGCGAAAATTGTTAAAAGTTTGTTTATCCTACAAAAGACAATAATCAACAAACTTTTAAACTAAGCAAAGCATTTGAAACCCCGTTGTTGTTGTATTATGTAGTTTTGTGGTTTTGAAATCAATGGTTTGAGCATAACAACTTCCCTTATACAAGTTGTAAATGGGTTTGATGTTCACAATGTTCATCTatttatatca
Above is a genomic segment from Medicago truncatula cultivar Jemalong A17 chromosome 5, MtrunA17r5.0-ANR, whole genome shotgun sequence containing:
- the LOC11410593 gene encoding filament-like plant protein 7, producing the protein MDQKQWEWGKKTREKTILETDKANLTSYENEEVQALLSDKEKLEKELKRLNDKLVFTLSECNAKDDYMKKQTKIVQEAVSGWEKAEAEMLSMKEHLEESIHQELIYEERVAHLDRTLKECMRQLHFVREEQEQRIYDAVMKVSVEFDQARVVLEEQLSEKSKRLAKTVIENSYLNKSIIAKDNLIDDLRRQLNQADVDRNALMIGLESVEKDNTSLMYEARVLQKELDIRNEVQFSRVMLSQTASKLLQLESEIDSKNQVASEQPRSHVALQELSLASMSYIGSDDNVSCGESLASALISESERFKSPKHLGSLSCKSFGPSDINLMDDFIEMEKLAVVSVEKATEISHASVEANNEIIGFSETILDEISPLSDSDHISEFAASNPETCSSDIFKGNIPGWFQDVVRVVLEQNCVTDFNPDDVLEDIKLAIKHLNDPDQRALDSGKDYCQFDPSNAETSLIKRARTQCQKDLNKSIGKMIELIEGINMPVDDNDNSNPFMVRAFQWKTSDFRDVLQKFLNMCYSILDGKADHERFATELTTTMEWIINHCFSLWDVSSMEDAIKKKFDWDETQSENEAKVGMCTDAEKLQADTSRFQELENTIANLRLELQTLKESNRRLEDQIQNEKSLSRYLDTQLTETELKEAYHKILALEVELESKNHFCEELDTKCVELQLQLESTKRARSNGYVNQKNELVRNEWEITAASEKLAECQETILNLEKQLKAIAATTDVSIFNNIIAAHRRPIITNTTSVSVPLKDKVKNRPSLLDQMLAEDEAKAKFCKTSERNFIQPLEKIVVLKGLKGRDDDVNVNSLAILPAKKYGRLSLWKRMLGTRTKPKRKQVYQFNK
- the LOC112421950 gene encoding uncharacterized protein, producing MLLWSIWKSRNTKLWEASESTSAYIISRANDSLQEWSCMQRAKLQVQNQVLTPSWVKPRFGTIKCNTDAAMFDNNSTIGYGMCFRNHLGQLVLGKSGYIHLYASSLEAETIALLEAIKMAISNGFHSVWFETDCKLFADSLSSSIVPNTEFGDLVSQCRILQFSL